The Hippoglossus hippoglossus isolate fHipHip1 chromosome 4, fHipHip1.pri, whole genome shotgun sequence DNA window gtgtctgtgtgtgtgtgtgtgtgtgtgtgtgtgtgtgtctgtgtgtgtgtgtgtgtgtgtgtgtgtgtgtgtgtctgtgtctgtgtgtgtgtctgtgtctgtgtgtgtgtgtgtctgtgtgtgtgtgtgtgtgtgtgtgtgtgtgtgtgtgtgtgtgtgtgtgtgtgtgtgtgtgtctgtgtctgtgtgtgtgtgtgtgtgtctgtgtctgtgtctgtgtgtgtgtgtgtgtgtgtgtgtgtgtgtgtgtgtgtgtgtgtctgtgtctgtgtgtgtgtgtgtctgtgtgtgtgtgtgtgtgtgtgtgtgtgtgtgtgtgtgtgtgtgtctgtgtctgtgtgtgtgtgtgtgtgtgtgtgtgtgtgtgtgtctgtgtctgtgtgtgtgtgtgtgtgtgtgtgtgtgtgtgtgtgtgtgtgtgtgtctgtgtgtgttccaggtcATGAAGACTTTGAGAGTTTCTCCGTGTGATGAGATGAACGATGAGACATCAGGTACGGAGGCTGAAGAGGACAAAACAGTTTGATTATAACtgatcaaatataaacaataacGAATATTTTTGTATTCTGTTGTTAAATTATGAATCAACTCCCTGATCGTTGATCGTTGATCAGCTGATCGCTCTTGATCGTCTTGTTGACTCCAGCTGACCTCTCCTCAGGTTCGGGTTCTCGGGTCGTCCAGCGGATCTTCACCAACAGTCGGGAACGTTGCCGACAGCAGAACGTTAACGGAGCGTTTGCAGAGCTGCGGCGAATCatccccacccacccccccgaCAGGAAACTCAGCAAGAACGAGACCCTGCGCCTCGCCCTCCGGTACATCAACTTCCTGGGCCGGCTGCTGACGGAGCAGAACCTGGGGAAGGTCCCCCGGGGCCGAACGGAGAGCCTGGAGCTAGAGGAcgggctgcagggggcgctgtcgCCACACTCCAGCTGTGAGAGTTTGACGGAGGTCGACTCTGACGGAGAATCTGGGTCCGAAGCTTCAGCAGCGGCTGATTATGTCCGTAGACACTGGGAGGTCCTGATCCGCCATGTTGGCTCCAGAGGAGTCGAGTCACACCTGGAACTTGTTTAAATCCAgaacacaagtgtgtgtgtgtgtgtgtgtgtgtgtgtgtgtgtgtgtgtgtgtgtgtgtgtgtgtgtgtgtgtgtgtgtgtgtgtgtgtgtgtgtgtgtgtctgtgtgtgtgtcagagtgttgATATGTTGATATACAGTTCTGTGTCGAAGCAGAATCATCAGTAACCATATGAAGTTTCTTTAATGTTAAAGGAACGTTTGGTTTTATTCTTCTATAAAAACCTGTGGTTTGTCATCGTagcagattttctttcattgtttaaaTTGAACACAGTTTTATTCTAACAGCTGATTTTATTATCTTTGTGTCGTGCTGCGTTCAGGTGCGTCTCAGATGCTCGGACTCTGACGTCATTAAACTTGTGAAGCTGTTACACCTGCGTCTCCTTCATAATAAAAGCCTCTAGAGTAACAGCAGTGATGGGCCTTTATTGTGAAATCAGACAGTTTAATTCTGTATATCAGAATAAAGATGGAATGTGATTGGCCCCTGTGATCGTCTGTAtcggggctggggggggggcttcttcTCTCAGACTGTCGAACACTGTGTaacatgttgttgtgtattttctatGTTTGTATTAATGAACACATTCAAATTtgctgtttcatttgttttaatgaagctgagtttaatttgtaaaataaa harbors:
- the LOC117760604 gene encoding T-cell acute lymphocytic leukemia protein 1 homolog; this translates as MKTLRVSPCDEMNDETSADLSSGSGSRVVQRIFTNSRERCRQQNVNGAFAELRRIIPTHPPDRKLSKNETLRLALRYINFLGRLLTEQNLGKVPRGRTESLELEDGLQGALSPHSSCESLTEVDSDGESGSEASAAADYVRRHWEVLIRHVGSRGVESHLELV